Sequence from the Saccharopolyspora pogona genome:
GCGGCCGGGGTTGCAGCAGGACATCGCGGGGCTCGGTGACCTGTCGAAGAACCTCAACGACCACGAGGCGCTCACCGACCAGGTGCTGCGGAACATGCCGGGCAAGCTGGAGACGATCGGCCGCACCGCCAGCCACGGCTCCTGGTTCAACTTCTACATGTGCAAGGCGAGCGGCACGGTCGGCGTCGGCAAGCTGAGCCTGCCGCTGCCGCTGATGCCGGTGACCCAGCCGAGGTGCCAGCGATGACCGCATTCTCCCAGCGCGACCCGCTCAAGATCGGCATCGCCGGACTGTTGGTGCTGGTGCTGATGTTCCTGCTCGCGCTGAACTTCGAGCGCTTGCCGCTGGTCGGCGGCACCACCTACACCGCGCAGTTCACCGAGGCCGCCGGGCTGCGCCCGGACAACGAGGTGCGCATCGCCGGGGTGAAGGTCGGCACCGTCTCCGACGTGGAGATCGAGGACGACCACGTGCTGGTCAGCTTTTGGGTCGGCGACGCGTGGCTTGGCGACCACACCACCGCCGCGATCCGGATCAAGACGCTGCTCGGCCAGAAGTACCTGGCGCTGGATCCGCAGGGCGGCGAGGAGCTCTCGCCGTCCGACCCGATCCCGCTGCAGCGCACCATGTCGCCCTACGACGTCGTCGAGGCGTTCAGCGACCTCTCGTCCACAGTGGACAAAATTGACACCAGGCAGCTCGCGGAGAGCTTCCGCACGCTGTCCGGCACCTTCAAGGGCACGCCCGACGACGTCAGCGGCGCCCTCAACGGGCTGTCGCAGCTGTCGCAGACCATCTCCTCCCGCGACGAGCAGCTGGAGCACCTGCTCAACAACACCGCGCAGGTGTCCAAGACGATCGCCGACCGCAACGGCGACTTCGAGAAGCTGCTGGCCGACGGCAACCTGCTGCTGCAGGAGATCCGGGCCCGGCGGGACTCGATCGGCGGGCTGCTGGACGGCACCCGCAAGTTGTCCGCGCAGCTCAGCGGGCTGGTTGACGACAACGCCGCGCAGATCGGCCCGACCCTGCAGCAGCTGGACCGGGTCACCAAGATGCTGCAACGCAACCAGGACAACCTGAACCGGAGCCTCGAGCTGTTCGCCCCGTTCACCAGGTTGTTCTCCAACGTGCTGGGCAACGGCCGTTGGTTCGACACCTACGTCTGCGGCCTGCTGCCGCCGGCCGTCGGTCCGATCAACCAGAAGGGCTGCCAGCCATGACCAGCGCACGCCCGTCGCTGACCCGGGTTCTGTCGATCGCCGTGGTGGTCGTGCTCGCCGCGACCGTCGGGGTGTGGTGGCTGTTCTTCGGGGCCGCCGAGCGGAAGGTCACCGCGTACTTCAGCGCCGCCGTGGGCATCTACCCGGGCGG
This genomic interval carries:
- a CDS encoding MCE family protein produces the protein MTAFSQRDPLKIGIAGLLVLVLMFLLALNFERLPLVGGTTYTAQFTEAAGLRPDNEVRIAGVKVGTVSDVEIEDDHVLVSFWVGDAWLGDHTTAAIRIKTLLGQKYLALDPQGGEELSPSDPIPLQRTMSPYDVVEAFSDLSSTVDKIDTRQLAESFRTLSGTFKGTPDDVSGALNGLSQLSQTISSRDEQLEHLLNNTAQVSKTIADRNGDFEKLLADGNLLLQEIRARRDSIGGLLDGTRKLSAQLSGLVDDNAAQIGPTLQQLDRVTKMLQRNQDNLNRSLELFAPFTRLFSNVLGNGRWFDTYVCGLLPPAVGPINQKGCQP